The genomic DNA CCCCAGCGCAGACCCCTGCGCAGTCACTGCCCGGTCCTGCTCTTCCAGGCCCCTTCCCCGGCGGCCGTGTGGTCCGGCTGCACCCGGTCATTTTGGCCTCCATCGTGGACAGCTACGAGCGACGCAACGAGGGCGCTGCCCGAGTTATCGGCACCCTGCTGGGTGAGTGGTCAGACACAATCGTCTGAAtcttcttcctcccacctcctttttctcttgttcccctcccttcccatccccatTGACCTCTTACCTATTCTTCCATGCCACCTTCCTACCGCGACTTACCTCCTTAAGAAACTTGAACTTCCCTGCCACATTTCTGTCACTTCGGGTGGCATAAAATACGTAAGCAGTAGTTAGTTATTGAATAAAAACCGTATGCGGaatgatttacattttatttttaatctgccCAGTAGTATTTCAGGCCAAGTATGACCAAAAATGAGTTCAGATGCTGAGTAGGAAGTCAGAAACATTTGACTCCCTAAACCCAATGACCACGTTTTCCCCCCTTTCCTACGgactaaatttctttattttctaggtgtttacaaagacatttttaaCCACTTGAGAAAGGAGTGGGGAGATCTGTAAAAAGACATCCCTTTGAACAAGTAAACCGGTTTGTCAGAAACTCGTTTAGGGCTTCACTAATCCTCTGTTTTCCTAAAGGTTTAAGCctgatctttttaatttatttgtttatttttatttatctttttaatttacatccaagttagcatatagtgcaacaatgattacaggagtagattccttaatgccccttacccatttagctcatcctccctcccgcaacccctccagtaaccatctgtttgtctgccatatttaagagtctcatatgttttctctccctgatgttatactatttttgcttcccttcatttatgttcatctcttttgtatcttaaagtcctgatatgagtgaagtcatgtgatatttgtctttctctgactaatttcacttagcataataccctccagttccatccatgtacttgcatatggtaagatttcattctttttgattgctgggtaatactccattgtatgtatataggGGTgtatacatctttatccattcatccattgatggacatttgggctctttccatactttggctattgttgatagtgctgctataaacattggggtacatgtgcccctttgaaacagcacacctgtatcctttggataaatacctagtagcacagttgctgggtcatagggtagttctatttttaactttctgaggaacctccgtactattttccagagttaaGCCTGATCTTCTGTCCATTAGTCTCCCTAATATGTTAAAgtaatttgtaaaatggagaagcACTAGAGAGAGATTACTGATAATGTGCCTCTTTCTATGGGTACTGCTGATCCCatcaaattcattttcattccATCTTTGTCCCCAATTTTAGATACCTTTGTGACATGTAATAGTTCTTCCACCATAGAAGACAATTGGTGTATTGCAAAGAAGACAAGATTGTAGGTAGATTGCACCAAATATTAACCATGTGCCTTGGAACAAATTACCTAAAGTCTAGTtctgtcgggggggggggggggctacttAGACTTGGGCTTTGCAAGAGCAAAATTATTACCAAGAGCATCTAACTGCTGGGACACATGAGCTACAAAACAGCCATTAGTTGCCATCCTCCACATCAGGGCTCTACCCCTGCAACACACAAACATAGTctctctttacttatttttgaaggtttAGCATTTTACAGGAACTTTAATTGATCCATTATCTTCCAAACATTGCCAAAGTTTTTCTGAAACCAAGACTTTGTATTCTCTTTGCCACAAGTGCCTTCCCTGATCTCCCTCATTTGTTCCAAGTTCCACTCATCTTCCAGGTTCCCAGGAAAAGTGTTAATTAAGTATCAGTCCTTCATCCCATACcgccaccctcacccccactcctAACTTCCCAAAGTATAATAGCTTTCTGTAACCATGTCCTGCTTTGAGCTTCTGTAACAAATGATTTTTGCAACATGAACTTGGCACCTGACAAAGACTGCTCTTTCAGCTGCACTGCCAAATTTTCCAAACTCACATGCATGAGCTATTTAACTAAAGAAACAGTTCTCCACTGAGGGAGAGTATTAAGTACCCCAGATACTATAGTGACCTTATTTAGTGACCTGTAATCTACATCTTAAGATTCTCTTCTGGACTGGGACCATGGTACAATGCTAGGTGTTACAGGGATAGTACTtactgaaaaatgaaacagactCTTCTTACTAGGAGCTTATATATTTACTCAGACATTAATTCATGAAACATTTAATTTGGCTAAAAGAAGTCAGTGGTATCTTTTAAGTaccataaaattgttttaaatatttgtaatttaaagtTTGATAAAACAACATCTACTCTAACCTTCAATTCAAGATGAAGATCTACTCATTCAAATAATTAGAATACAATATGATAAATGCTCTAATAGGAGGTTATTATAGCGGCATGGAAATATAGAAGACTCAAAACTGcttcagaagtctgaaatggtcAAGTCTATTGAATGCTGATGAGAGgtcaaataagagaaaaagtattTACCCACTGGGTTTGCGGACGTAGTTTCACCTAAGGGAGCAAAAACCATAGTGAAGTGGAATTAAACAGACACAGGGGTGGGCAGCATTGTGGTCACTAGTATAGAGGGCAGGGCTTGAAGCCTGGTATGGGCAATGCCagtagattagaaaaaaatggagaaccCAAGGGACCAGCAGTCTTAGGTCAAGAAACAAACGTAAGGGGAGTAAGGGTATCAAAACTAGAATAGGAGTTTGTGGTAAAAGACTGATACTCATGTTTAAGGTTCACAGGTAGAAGGTTTCTGGATGGTGATGGGGCTAAGGTTATGACCATGGGACTAGATGACTGAAGGGAGGTACAGGTGAAGCTCCCTAACACTGTGCTTTGGGACTAGGCTACTGTATGGGTGCCCTGTGTAGACATTATTAGAATTTTCCAGGTAGTTCTGCAGATTGAATTGTAGGGAGAAAGTCTAGAGGCTGAAAATGAAGGTCATAGAAAAAAGATCTGGAGTAGGACTGGTAGCAGGATGGAACAGATAAGCAGAAGAAGACCTTGTGAAGGAAGAATAGACCCCATATGTTGATGGCTAAAGCAAAGAGAGATCGCTTCAGAGCTTCAGCTCTCTGGAGAATCCTGGTCCCACTGATGCATATGGCTAACTTAGAATTTACGAATTCAATTTGTTCATTGACTTTGAGGAGGCCTCTGAAAGCATTTGGAAAGTGGTCGGAGGCTGCCGAGTGCCCTAGGGTCTTGTAACACGTGGACAATTCTCTCTCACAGGCACCGTTGACAAGCATTCAGTGGAGGTCACTAACTGCTTTTCAGTGCCACACAACGAGTCAGAAGATGAGGTGAGTGGGAGCTTGAGCTGCCACTGTGTGGTCTATAACTGTTTGCTAGGCTCTCCTTAAGGCTTCTCCTGCACAATACGTTGTGCTTCTATAACTAAAAGTTCAACAAAGAACCTTCTTTCTATGGGTACATACTtcctgggcctcttgtctgcTGGGGTGGGCTCTGGtccttttcatccattttttctATGGACTTCTAGCTTCTTagcttccttttctgcttttcttctaagGTGGCTGTTGACATGGAATTCGCTAAGAACATGTATGAATTACACAAGAAAGTCTCTCCAAATGAGCTCATTCTGGGCTGGTAAGTTGGAGTTGGGGGAATGGAAAGTGTTTGTGATTGCCAAGGTTTTTTGCTACCAAGCTAGTTATTCTACTCCCTTTTGGAGACAGAGTATTGAAAGTGTATTACTTCAGGGATCTGTGAATTTAGTGTGTCTTGCTGGCAGTTCTAATCTCATGAGGCCAAGAATATTTACTTTGAATTGTAGCTTTTACTGAGCCAAGTATTTTTGCCTTGCTGATGACTTGTAATGTTTCAAGAGCTCTGAGTCAGCCTTTGATTTGAGTTAATACAGTTTTCAGTGTAGTCTTTTTGCGTTTAGGTTGCACTGGGGGTAACGCTACCTAGAGACATCCATTTTACCATTGCGTTTGGTATTAATGTTACATGTAGACTTGAATCCACAACTATGTTTCATTTTCCAGGTATGCTACAGGCCATGACATTACAGAGCATTCTGTGCTGATCCATGAGTACTATAGCCGGGAAGCCCCCAACCCCATTCACCTCACCGTGGACACGAGCCTCCAGAATGGCCGCATGAGCATCAAGGCCTATGTCAGGTGACCGGTGTCTTGGGGCACAAGGCCATAAAAGGCTGTCTGGTTCCTACCATGCCTGGATGacacccacctccaccccaagCAGGTTTAATCCTTCAGTATATAACTCATTGCCTCATAAGGAAACCCATTCCTCCCTCTCCACAGTTATCACTAGAAGGGTTTTACTCTGAAACAAAATTTGTCCCTCAAATATCCACTTGCTGATACCAGTTGTACCCCAGATTTCTACTTATTTCTCTTAACCAATTTCAGATGACAGATCTTTAGGTATTTGAGCAAACTGTCATGTTTTTCCTGTCATCATTTCTATAAGCTAACTCTTCACGGTTCCTATAGCTGATCCTCACTGGTATTTTGGTCATGTTCACTGCTTTTCTGAGTAACCCTTTGTTAATCATTATTCCTGGATACACAGGACTCAGAGTCATACAGATTAAAGGATGGCTGTCCTTTGTGACTACATCTATTACCCCAGGGTCGAGTACAGTTTTGGTGACAATAACATTATAGCATTGACACGTTGAGCCTGCAGGCAGTTAAAATTCCTGTTGACAGGGGAGGCATGCTGAAGAAGGGGCTGCTGGGAGAGTTGGAAGGATTATCTTTTCTGGTTAGAATGAAGGCATTTCTTAGCGTATCTCTTACGCTGTTTGATTTGGTGCACTTTCTGTGTGTGACATAATGTAACAGACTTTGGTCCAGGTGAAAATATATAGTTGACATAGTAAAGGCAGTCACCTTTAGTGAGATTTCTTAAAGCACCTAATCTAGTCTTGGTGGGCTGGAGTCAATTTGCTTTTTTCAGTGCTAATGAAGGGCACAGTCTCATAGAAGACCTACGGGTGGATATCTGGGCAGCCAGCTCCACAGGGAAATGCAGCGTCCTGTTTCATCACTGATATTGCAGTGAGTGAAACAGTCCTCTGAAGGGACCAAGTCAGATCTGCAGGATGAGTCCCCTCTCGCAGGCCAGGCTTCATTGTGTGTGAAGTGAACTAAAGGAAAAATGTGACTTGCTCCCATGAGACCTCAGGTTCAGGTGGTTTCAGCCTTGTCTCAGAACCTTGGAACCCATAACCTTGGTATGACTGCTTTCCCAGCCTGGACTAGACGTGGAAACCCTTTCCCAAGGCTATTTATTTACCctgacttctctctccccagcacTTTAATGGGTGTCCCTGGGAGGACCATGGGGGTGATGTTCACACCTCTGACCGTGAAATACGCGTATTATGACACTGAACGCATTGGAGGTGAGTAACCTTCCCATACCCTCTTTTGAGGTCTGACACTTTTCAGGGCACAGGGTAGCTGCTCTCTAACAAGAATGGAGGGCTTCGGGTAGGTTGAAGAGGAACCGTTGATCTAAAGTCTGTGATGATTAAAGTCACAATCGTTCTCCATTATAAATGAACTTTCAGGAATTATTTGTGCAATTGGAATGGGAAATTATCAGCACCACAGGCTACGTGGCCATTCATATAAGACCAAAACCAGTGATTAAGCTCTAGCAGGCGGAAGAGAAGCAGCTAAGAGCAGAGCAGGGTTTCAGAGAAGTTGGCTGTATCCAGAGGGAAGTGAGAAAGTTAGCAGAATGATTAGAGATAGTCTCTTCCCTGATGGAATGACTGAAATGTCTGTGCCTCTTCTGTCCCCCAACCTGTTCCCACAGTTGACCTGATCATGAAGACCTGTTTTAGCCCCAACCGGGTGATCGGACTTTCAAGTGACTTGCAGCAAGTAGGAGGGGCATCGGCTCGCATCCAGGATGCCCTGAGCACAGTGTTGCAGTATGCAGAGGATGTGCTGGTGAGGAGGGGGAAGGCGAGAAAGGAGGAGGGCATAGATCTCCACTCCGAGATCTCTGAGAGGTGTACTGGTGAAGTGACAGTCCTTGGTGGTGAGAATTAACTGTGCCTCACTGAATCTTTGTTTGGTGCTTAGTCCGGAAAGGTGTCTGCTGACAATACTGTGGGCCGcttcttgatgagtctggttaACCAAGTACCCAAGATTGTTCCTGATGACTTTGAGACCATGCTCAATAGCAACATCAATGTAAGTGCCATCCCTGGGCTTCTGGGAGCTTGTGTCTTTCCCCACCTCAGCTCATGCACACAAATGTGAAGGGAGATGACctagaggggaacagaggagaaAGGGCTTTGCCGTTGGCCCCTTGCAGTCCAGgttgggagaaaggaagagatggtACATGTGTTTGGGGAGgtcttctgccttctcttctttgATTCCATTGTCTCAGGAACTGCTGATACTACTGTGACTTGCTATCTAGATTCATGGtcaaaagaaatgctaaattCAGAGGTTAATGAAAATGCAATTTCTTATTTTCCCCATCTGGGTTCACAGACTTCCCGCCCCCCATATCTTACCCCAGATCTTGGCTAAAGCACCCCACGTTTATAAGTGTATCAGTAAAGAAGAGAAAGTGTTCTCAAACATTTCATTCTTATCTTCCACCTTTGAGTCTTGCTCAACCTCTTCTGAGCTATTATTTATCCAGGACTGCCCTCTACCCGGTGTTCACCATGGAGCTGGCCAACCCCAgactttcttctccctttctgcccaACCCCTCTCTTATTGtggcttcttcctcttccaggaCCTGCTGATGGTGACCTACCTGGCCAATCTCACGCAGTCACAGATTGCCCTCAATGAGAAACTTGTAAACCTGTGAATGGGCCCCAAGCAGCACTCCTGCCAATCTGGGCCACCCCAGGACTCAGAATGGAGTGTCGTAGGATGGTTTCCTTGTGGTTTGAGTCACACTGAGTCAGTCAACTGCTTGTGACTCTAAATAAACATAGCCTACCTTTTGTAAATGAATCCATCTTATATGAGTTTACTGCTGGGTGGAGGGAGAGCTCATGCAAAAACCAGGAAGTGAATACTTGGGTAGAAGTTGGTTGTGTGTTGGTGACTTGCCATCAGTAGTTGCACCCATAACCCAAGTCCAAGCCACTTTTCACCTGCCCCCAGACCAGACAGCCTTCTTTGCACAGTGGTTTCACAGAGGTACTTTCTTCCCGCTCTTTTGCCTATGATTAGAGCAAACTGGAccttcaaaaaaacatttttgtcacTTCTCTTCCATAGTGCCTCACATGAATGACAGTACAAAGTGTTGCCCTATGCACAATTAGGAGGACCTAGAGCATGTGTTGGTGGGTGAGTGGAGAAGAACAAAGGAGTGGGTACAAATCTCAGTCCTGGGACCCATGAGTACATGCTGGTGGGAAGAAAGTCTTCTCCTGAGGATTAACTGCATTTTACCaaatttttcttttggctttcagTCTGGAAAGGTGTCCACTGGCAATACTCTGAACCATTTTTTGATGGATCATGTGGGGTTTCCACAGGAAGTGAAAAGGAGAATCCATGCAGGGAAAATAATTAAGAGAATTCAATGCTTGATCTGAACTGAAAGAGTAAAGAGTGTCAGGGTCATAAACTACTTGAATAGTAGAATGGAGCTATTTGCCACTATGGTTCGCGGAGGCAAGTTTAGGATCTATAGCTTAAATTTAAAGAGATGTCCCCCAAACTGCAAACTCCTTCAGTACTATGTGTAACTTGAAAGCACCATCAGGCTGTGTTGAGCTCTGCCAATGGCTGAATCTAAGCAAAGACTAGATGATATTTCCCAGGGATTTTGTAGACTTCAAACAGCCCTTTCATCTGATTGCTGGAGTGTTCTGCCTGGCCACTGCGAAATACCTTAGGTTGAGAAGAAATGGGTCATTATTCAGGGACTTACGGTTATGTTACGTGTTGGAGTGGAAAGGTAAATGAAAGCAAGTGAGTATCAAAAAGGCCCAGATTGTAATTCTGTTTCTGAGACATGTGACAAGTTCTGGGGGTCATAAGCTATGAATAGTAATGATACATTTTTACACGTAGGCATGAAATGACAATAGTTACGCCAAATTGTGAGGTTAAAAATAGCATGCACAATGGGAAGAGGGTTGATCAGAGTTCAGAGTGTTTGTGTTCTATTTTTGGGGTGGGTGGTTAATACCaacttcagtttttttaaatatgcatgatAAAATTCCAGGGTTACTCACTGGAAATAATCTCCAAATGAAAATGATGGGAAAtaatagaataagaaaaaggaaagaattttttttaattgagaaagcATGGGAAAACTGGGTAAAGCAAATAAAGATGGCAGATGTACATCCAAATATAGTAACCACACTAAATGTAAAAAGGATTAAactaatgagagaaaaaaaagattgaagttaaaaaacaaatccCACCTATATTTTATGTGTGAGATACACCTAAAATATGGACACAAAATTGTCATGCAACTGTAAGCAGGACATCTTAAAACATTGAATGAAAAAGACTAGTCTCAGAAGACAATGCATACTATAGGGTCAGAATGCAGAATCtaatccttcctctttccttcgaGGCTGCCCAGAGCCTGGTAGCTTTGACCCTTCTGAGAAGTAGAGGACAGGGGACAAAAGAAATACCATCTCTCAGGAGGCATGCGGTCTTCAAGCCAAGGGCAGCCAAAAGCATCCCTTGTGGAATTGAGAGTATAAACTGCTGCAGAAGCCCAGAAAAGTCACTGGAGAAGATTTTCACCGACGAGGTAAACCTAGAACCCTGGAATGGAGCTTAAAGGATGACCACAGCTGTCCCTGGGGTGAGAATAAGCTGAACGAGGCAGAGATAGACTGGCCTGGACACAGTGAAGAGACATGGTGTGGCGGGTCTGTGCAAAGGACAGCTAGCAAGAGATGGTTGATGAGGGCTTGTCACCACCAGAATAGCTAAGGGAGACCGCAAAAAAGTTTCTGAAAGAAGCAGGAGTGCCTTTCAGGATGATGCCATTGGTCATCAGAAAGGTAGCTGGAGTGGTCCAAGTGAGAACTGCAAGTAACCTGAATTAGAACCATAAGAGGCCCAGGAAATGAAGCAGAACGCATGGGAGACCATGGCCTGACATGCCTTGGTTCAGCACACATCGAGGATTTTTTACCACCTGCCCCCCTCACATTACCATTCCATACTGAGTGGGGAGTGGGAGCAGTGATTCCCAGCAGTTCTGAGGATCCCATGATTGGGAGAAGCAGCAACAAGCCATGGGGGACAGTTAAGAAGTTACGGCTAAGATGGGACTTGTACAGTCGAAGCAAAAACGGAACAAGCCTACACCAGTGAAGATAATGCTCCGCAACTGGCGAgttacccaccccaccccacctggccATCCTGTCACAAGAGGTTCCCTGTTCAGGGCTCTTCAACAATCTTTAGCAGAAGTCTCCCTTCCCCTACTCCTCAAACAACTT from Panthera tigris isolate Pti1 chromosome D1, P.tigris_Pti1_mat1.1, whole genome shotgun sequence includes the following:
- the EIF3F gene encoding eukaryotic translation initiation factor 3 subunit F, giving the protein MATPAAPASASAATPAPAAAPAAAPPSVPVPSPTPASAPAPSPAPAPVPAPTPAPASSSDAAAAAVTTAAPGQTSASAPAPAQTPAQSLPGPALPGPFPGGRVVRLHPVILASIVDSYERRNEGAARVIGTLLGTVDKHSVEVTNCFSVPHNESEDEVAVDMEFAKNMYELHKKVSPNELILGWYATGHDITEHSVLIHEYYSREAPNPIHLTVDTSLQNGRMSIKAYVSTLMGVPGRTMGVMFTPLTVKYAYYDTERIGVDLIMKTCFSPNRVIGLSSDLQQVGGASARIQDALSTVLQYAEDVLSGKVSADNTVGRFLMSLVNQVPKIVPDDFETMLNSNINDLLMVTYLANLTQSQIALNEKLVNL